In Maylandia zebra isolate NMK-2024a linkage group LG12, Mzebra_GT3a, whole genome shotgun sequence, a single genomic region encodes these proteins:
- the LOC101488005 gene encoding secretory carrier-associated membrane protein 1 isoform X3, producing MSDFDSNPFADPDFSNPFQAAPRNTPKSTPAPSQNTQPAIMKPTEEPPAYSQQQTQRRNEDQARAQAELLRRQEELEKKAAELDRRERELQSHGAVGGRKNNWPPLPEKFPVGPCFYHDIAVDIPVEFQKTVKIMYNLWMFHAGTLFVNMFGCLAWFCVDPTRGVDFGLAMLWFLLFTPCSFVCWYRPLYGAFRSDSSFRFFVFFFVYICQFGVHVLQTIGITGWGTCGWIAALTGLNTSIPVGIIMLLIAALFTALSVGSLIMFKKVHALYRTTGASFEKAQQEFATGVMSNKTVQTAAANAAANAASNAARGAFKAHP from the exons ATGTCCGATTTCGACAGCAACCCGTTCGCAGACCCGGATTTCAGCAATCCTTTTCAG GCAGCCCCAAGAAACACCCCCAAATCTACTCCAGCACCTTCCCAGAACACACAGCCTGCCATCATGAAGCCCACAGAAGAGCCGCCAGCTTACTCACAGCAACAGACTCAG CGGCGTAATGAG GACCAAGCGCGTGCTCAGGCTGAGTTGTTGAGAAGGCAGGAAGAGCTGGAGAAGAAAGCAGCAGAGCTCGATCGTCGAGAGAGAGAGTTACAGTCCCACGGAGCCGTCGGAG GGCGGAAGAACAACTGGCCTCCACTACCGGAGAAGTTCCCTGTTGGTCCATGTTTTTACCACGACATTGCAGTGGACATCCCTGTAGAGTTCCAGAAGACTGTAAAGATTATGTACAACCTTTGGATGT TCCATGCAGGCACGCTCTTTGTGAACATGTTTGGCTGTTTGGCCTGGTTCTGTGTGGATCCAACTCGTGGCGTAGATTTTGGCCTGGCTATGCTCTGGTTTCTGCTTTTTACCCCATGTTCTTTCGTCTGCTGGTACAGACCGCTTTACGGGGCTTTCAG GAGCGACAGTTCGTTCCgcttctttgtcttcttcttcgtcTACATCTGTCAGTTTGGAGTTCACGTTCTACAAACCATTGGCATCACTGGTTGGGGAACATG TGGTTGGATCGCAGCTCTAACTGGCCTGAACACCAGTATCCCTGTAGGAATCATCATGTTACTCATCGCAGCCCTCTTTACTGCTCTGTCTGTGGGCTCCCTCATTATGTTTAAAAAG GTGCACGCGCTCTATCGCACCACCGGTGCTAGTTTTGAGAAAGCCCAGCAAGAGTTTGCGACCGGGGTCATGTCTAACAAGACCGTTCAGACTGCAGCTGCCAACGCTGCAGCCAATGCTGCATCCAACGCTGCTCGCGGGGCCTTCAAAGCTCATCCATAA
- the LOC101488005 gene encoding secretory carrier-associated membrane protein 1 isoform X1, with protein MSDFDSNPFADPDFSNPFQDPSVTQVTRSAPPGGLEEYNPFTDARTAAPRNTPKSTPAPSQNTQPAIMKPTEEPPAYSQQQTQRRNEDQARAQAELLRRQEELEKKAAELDRRERELQSHGAVGGRKNNWPPLPEKFPVGPCFYHDIAVDIPVEFQKTVKIMYNLWMFHAGTLFVNMFGCLAWFCVDPTRGVDFGLAMLWFLLFTPCSFVCWYRPLYGAFRSDSSFRFFVFFFVYICQFGVHVLQTIGITGWGTCGWIAALTGLNTSIPVGIIMLLIAALFTALSVGSLIMFKKVHALYRTTGASFEKAQQEFATGVMSNKTVQTAAANAAANAASNAARGAFKAHP; from the exons ATGTCCGATTTCGACAGCAACCCGTTCGCAGACCCGGATTTCAGCAATCCTTTTCAG GATCCTTCGGTGACCCAGGTGACACGATCTGCCCCTCCTGGTGGTCTGGAGGAGTATAACCCCTTCACAGACGCCAGAACG GCAGCCCCAAGAAACACCCCCAAATCTACTCCAGCACCTTCCCAGAACACACAGCCTGCCATCATGAAGCCCACAGAAGAGCCGCCAGCTTACTCACAGCAACAGACTCAG CGGCGTAATGAG GACCAAGCGCGTGCTCAGGCTGAGTTGTTGAGAAGGCAGGAAGAGCTGGAGAAGAAAGCAGCAGAGCTCGATCGTCGAGAGAGAGAGTTACAGTCCCACGGAGCCGTCGGAG GGCGGAAGAACAACTGGCCTCCACTACCGGAGAAGTTCCCTGTTGGTCCATGTTTTTACCACGACATTGCAGTGGACATCCCTGTAGAGTTCCAGAAGACTGTAAAGATTATGTACAACCTTTGGATGT TCCATGCAGGCACGCTCTTTGTGAACATGTTTGGCTGTTTGGCCTGGTTCTGTGTGGATCCAACTCGTGGCGTAGATTTTGGCCTGGCTATGCTCTGGTTTCTGCTTTTTACCCCATGTTCTTTCGTCTGCTGGTACAGACCGCTTTACGGGGCTTTCAG GAGCGACAGTTCGTTCCgcttctttgtcttcttcttcgtcTACATCTGTCAGTTTGGAGTTCACGTTCTACAAACCATTGGCATCACTGGTTGGGGAACATG TGGTTGGATCGCAGCTCTAACTGGCCTGAACACCAGTATCCCTGTAGGAATCATCATGTTACTCATCGCAGCCCTCTTTACTGCTCTGTCTGTGGGCTCCCTCATTATGTTTAAAAAG GTGCACGCGCTCTATCGCACCACCGGTGCTAGTTTTGAGAAAGCCCAGCAAGAGTTTGCGACCGGGGTCATGTCTAACAAGACCGTTCAGACTGCAGCTGCCAACGCTGCAGCCAATGCTGCATCCAACGCTGCTCGCGGGGCCTTCAAAGCTCATCCATAA
- the LOC101488005 gene encoding secretory carrier-associated membrane protein 1 isoform X2, which yields MSDFDSNPFADPDFSNPFQDPSVTQVTRSAPPGGLEEYNPFTDARTAAPRNTPKSTPAPSQNTQPAIMKPTEEPPAYSQQQTQDQARAQAELLRRQEELEKKAAELDRRERELQSHGAVGGRKNNWPPLPEKFPVGPCFYHDIAVDIPVEFQKTVKIMYNLWMFHAGTLFVNMFGCLAWFCVDPTRGVDFGLAMLWFLLFTPCSFVCWYRPLYGAFRSDSSFRFFVFFFVYICQFGVHVLQTIGITGWGTCGWIAALTGLNTSIPVGIIMLLIAALFTALSVGSLIMFKKVHALYRTTGASFEKAQQEFATGVMSNKTVQTAAANAAANAASNAARGAFKAHP from the exons ATGTCCGATTTCGACAGCAACCCGTTCGCAGACCCGGATTTCAGCAATCCTTTTCAG GATCCTTCGGTGACCCAGGTGACACGATCTGCCCCTCCTGGTGGTCTGGAGGAGTATAACCCCTTCACAGACGCCAGAACG GCAGCCCCAAGAAACACCCCCAAATCTACTCCAGCACCTTCCCAGAACACACAGCCTGCCATCATGAAGCCCACAGAAGAGCCGCCAGCTTACTCACAGCAACAGACTCAG GACCAAGCGCGTGCTCAGGCTGAGTTGTTGAGAAGGCAGGAAGAGCTGGAGAAGAAAGCAGCAGAGCTCGATCGTCGAGAGAGAGAGTTACAGTCCCACGGAGCCGTCGGAG GGCGGAAGAACAACTGGCCTCCACTACCGGAGAAGTTCCCTGTTGGTCCATGTTTTTACCACGACATTGCAGTGGACATCCCTGTAGAGTTCCAGAAGACTGTAAAGATTATGTACAACCTTTGGATGT TCCATGCAGGCACGCTCTTTGTGAACATGTTTGGCTGTTTGGCCTGGTTCTGTGTGGATCCAACTCGTGGCGTAGATTTTGGCCTGGCTATGCTCTGGTTTCTGCTTTTTACCCCATGTTCTTTCGTCTGCTGGTACAGACCGCTTTACGGGGCTTTCAG GAGCGACAGTTCGTTCCgcttctttgtcttcttcttcgtcTACATCTGTCAGTTTGGAGTTCACGTTCTACAAACCATTGGCATCACTGGTTGGGGAACATG TGGTTGGATCGCAGCTCTAACTGGCCTGAACACCAGTATCCCTGTAGGAATCATCATGTTACTCATCGCAGCCCTCTTTACTGCTCTGTCTGTGGGCTCCCTCATTATGTTTAAAAAG GTGCACGCGCTCTATCGCACCACCGGTGCTAGTTTTGAGAAAGCCCAGCAAGAGTTTGCGACCGGGGTCATGTCTAACAAGACCGTTCAGACTGCAGCTGCCAACGCTGCAGCCAATGCTGCATCCAACGCTGCTCGCGGGGCCTTCAAAGCTCATCCATAA
- the LOC101488005 gene encoding secretory carrier-associated membrane protein 1 isoform X4, with translation MSDFDSNPFADPDFSNPFQAAPRNTPKSTPAPSQNTQPAIMKPTEEPPAYSQQQTQDQARAQAELLRRQEELEKKAAELDRRERELQSHGAVGGRKNNWPPLPEKFPVGPCFYHDIAVDIPVEFQKTVKIMYNLWMFHAGTLFVNMFGCLAWFCVDPTRGVDFGLAMLWFLLFTPCSFVCWYRPLYGAFRSDSSFRFFVFFFVYICQFGVHVLQTIGITGWGTCGWIAALTGLNTSIPVGIIMLLIAALFTALSVGSLIMFKKVHALYRTTGASFEKAQQEFATGVMSNKTVQTAAANAAANAASNAARGAFKAHP, from the exons ATGTCCGATTTCGACAGCAACCCGTTCGCAGACCCGGATTTCAGCAATCCTTTTCAG GCAGCCCCAAGAAACACCCCCAAATCTACTCCAGCACCTTCCCAGAACACACAGCCTGCCATCATGAAGCCCACAGAAGAGCCGCCAGCTTACTCACAGCAACAGACTCAG GACCAAGCGCGTGCTCAGGCTGAGTTGTTGAGAAGGCAGGAAGAGCTGGAGAAGAAAGCAGCAGAGCTCGATCGTCGAGAGAGAGAGTTACAGTCCCACGGAGCCGTCGGAG GGCGGAAGAACAACTGGCCTCCACTACCGGAGAAGTTCCCTGTTGGTCCATGTTTTTACCACGACATTGCAGTGGACATCCCTGTAGAGTTCCAGAAGACTGTAAAGATTATGTACAACCTTTGGATGT TCCATGCAGGCACGCTCTTTGTGAACATGTTTGGCTGTTTGGCCTGGTTCTGTGTGGATCCAACTCGTGGCGTAGATTTTGGCCTGGCTATGCTCTGGTTTCTGCTTTTTACCCCATGTTCTTTCGTCTGCTGGTACAGACCGCTTTACGGGGCTTTCAG GAGCGACAGTTCGTTCCgcttctttgtcttcttcttcgtcTACATCTGTCAGTTTGGAGTTCACGTTCTACAAACCATTGGCATCACTGGTTGGGGAACATG TGGTTGGATCGCAGCTCTAACTGGCCTGAACACCAGTATCCCTGTAGGAATCATCATGTTACTCATCGCAGCCCTCTTTACTGCTCTGTCTGTGGGCTCCCTCATTATGTTTAAAAAG GTGCACGCGCTCTATCGCACCACCGGTGCTAGTTTTGAGAAAGCCCAGCAAGAGTTTGCGACCGGGGTCATGTCTAACAAGACCGTTCAGACTGCAGCTGCCAACGCTGCAGCCAATGCTGCATCCAACGCTGCTCGCGGGGCCTTCAAAGCTCATCCATAA